A genomic segment from Micromonospora echinaurantiaca encodes:
- the asnB gene encoding asparagine synthase (glutamine-hydrolyzing), with protein MCGLLAFFSARGDAAAHRDNIAGALECLHHRGPDETGVEVVGDASGRYADGVFAHKRLAIIDVALSHEPLPYAGGRYLLTFNGEIYNYIELREELIRDYGAQFATNGDGEVIVAGYHYWGEQVLTRLRGMFAFVIWDRQERRAFGARDYFGIKPLHYLETADGLYLASEKKALLPFAHSNYSGDAGIDTANLSHYLTLQYVPEPGTLHKGINRIGSGEYLTWTPGGRIDVRRWYRPVFRPAPVDDEQKLYHEIRETLRESVRMHMRSDVPVGSFLSSGIDSTAVVALAREFNPNILTFTVGYDVPGYSEIDVAQDSARHLDVTTIPTKIGPQDMIEALPKIVWHLDDPVADPALVPLYFVAKKAAEHVTVVLSGEGADEFFGGYTIYREPLSLSSVNGLPGGVQKGLRAVSKAIPQGVKGKSFLERGTTPIEQRYYGNARMFTEEEKQHLLRRYDPSVRYTDVTAPIYAECTELDDVTKMQYVDLYTWLRGDILVKADRISMAHSLEVRVPFLDREVFDVAAKIPVDLKLPPRSDATKYAMRQALQGVVPPAIVNRKKLGFPTPTRVWLRGEMYEWARHVLATSGAGDLLDLSYALRLLEEHKREEADHSRKVWTVLIFCVWHAIFVAKTLDPGIQRNQSALLTKPVVGSMVR; from the coding sequence ATGTGCGGACTCCTGGCCTTCTTCAGCGCGCGCGGTGACGCCGCGGCCCACCGCGACAACATCGCCGGAGCGTTGGAATGCCTGCACCACCGCGGGCCGGACGAGACCGGTGTCGAGGTGGTCGGCGACGCTTCCGGTCGCTACGCGGACGGCGTGTTCGCCCACAAGCGGCTGGCGATCATCGACGTGGCGCTCAGCCACGAGCCGCTGCCCTACGCCGGCGGGCGCTACCTGCTCACCTTCAACGGCGAGATCTACAACTACATCGAGCTGCGCGAGGAGCTGATCCGCGACTACGGCGCCCAGTTCGCCACCAACGGCGACGGCGAGGTGATCGTCGCCGGCTACCACTACTGGGGTGAGCAGGTGCTCACCCGCCTGCGCGGCATGTTCGCCTTCGTCATCTGGGACCGGCAGGAGCGGCGGGCGTTCGGTGCCCGCGACTACTTCGGCATCAAGCCGCTGCACTACCTGGAGACCGCGGACGGGCTCTACCTCGCCTCGGAGAAGAAGGCGCTGCTGCCGTTCGCGCACTCCAACTACTCGGGTGACGCCGGTATCGACACCGCCAACCTCAGCCACTACCTGACCCTGCAGTACGTCCCGGAGCCGGGCACCCTGCACAAGGGGATCAACCGGATCGGCTCCGGGGAGTACCTGACCTGGACCCCGGGCGGGCGGATCGACGTACGCCGGTGGTACCGGCCGGTGTTCCGGCCCGCGCCGGTCGACGACGAGCAGAAGCTCTACCACGAGATCCGGGAGACGCTGCGGGAGAGCGTCCGGATGCACATGCGCTCGGACGTGCCGGTCGGCTCGTTCCTGTCCAGCGGCATCGACTCCACCGCCGTGGTGGCGCTGGCCCGCGAGTTCAACCCGAACATCCTCACCTTCACCGTCGGCTACGACGTGCCCGGCTACTCCGAGATCGACGTGGCCCAGGACTCGGCCCGCCACCTCGATGTGACCACCATCCCGACCAAGATCGGGCCGCAGGACATGATCGAGGCGCTGCCGAAGATCGTCTGGCACCTGGACGACCCGGTCGCCGATCCGGCGCTGGTGCCGCTCTACTTCGTGGCGAAGAAGGCCGCCGAGCACGTCACGGTGGTGCTCTCCGGTGAGGGCGCCGACGAGTTCTTCGGCGGCTACACGATCTACCGCGAACCGCTCTCGCTGAGCAGCGTCAACGGCCTGCCGGGCGGCGTGCAGAAGGGGCTGCGGGCGGTCTCCAAGGCGATCCCGCAGGGGGTCAAGGGCAAGAGCTTCCTGGAGCGCGGCACCACCCCGATCGAGCAGCGCTACTACGGCAACGCCCGGATGTTCACCGAGGAGGAGAAGCAGCACCTGCTGCGCCGCTACGACCCCTCGGTGCGCTACACCGACGTCACCGCGCCGATCTACGCCGAGTGCACCGAGCTGGACGACGTCACCAAGATGCAGTACGTCGACCTCTACACCTGGCTGCGCGGCGACATCCTGGTCAAGGCCGACCGGATCTCGATGGCCCACTCGCTGGAGGTCCGGGTGCCCTTCCTGGACCGGGAGGTCTTCGACGTGGCGGCCAAGATCCCGGTCGACCTCAAGCTGCCGCCGCGCTCCGACGCCACCAAGTACGCCATGCGCCAGGCGCTGCAGGGCGTCGTGCCGCCGGCCATCGTCAACCGCAAGAAGCTCGGCTTCCCGACCCCGACCCGGGTCTGGCTGCGCGGCGAGATGTACGAGTGGGCCCGGCACGTGCTGGCCACCTCCGGCGCCGGCGACCTGCTCGACCTGTCGTACGCGCTGCGGCTGCTCGAGGAGCACAAGCGCGAGGAGGCGGACCACTCCCGCAAGGTGTGGACGGTGCTGATCTTCTGCGTCTGGCACGCCATCTTCGTCGCCAAGACCCTCGACCCGGGCATCCAGCGCAACCAGTCCGCCCTGCTCACCAAGCCCGTCGTCGGCTCCATGGTCCGCTGA
- a CDS encoding lytic polysaccharide monooxygenase, whose protein sequence is MSHRSRTAALLTAAATLLVGAVALVSGPDPAAAHGAAMTPGSRTFLCWKDGLTATGEIRPNNPACSAAVAQSGANSLYNWFSVLRSDAGGRTVGFIPDGQLCSGGNTGFRGYDLARTDWPLTHLTAGARMEFRYSNWAHHPGTFYFYVTKDSWSPTRPLAWSDLEEQPFLTVTNPPQRGAVGTNDGHYYFSGNLPTGKSGRHIIYSRWVRSDSQENFFGCSDVTFDGGNGEVTGVGPGGTLPPDPTTPPPDPTTPPPDPTTPPPTGDCMAVYKVVNSWQGGFQGEVMIMNHTNATWSGWTATWTWPSGQSISQIWNASHATSGTSVTASNVSWNGTIAPEGTTTFGFLANTTGTNTLPTVTCTGR, encoded by the coding sequence GTGTCCCACCGTTCCCGTACGGCCGCGTTGCTCACCGCGGCCGCGACCCTCCTCGTGGGGGCCGTCGCGCTGGTCAGCGGCCCCGATCCGGCGGCCGCGCACGGCGCCGCGATGACCCCGGGCAGCCGGACGTTCCTGTGCTGGAAGGACGGGCTCACCGCCACCGGTGAGATCCGGCCGAACAACCCCGCCTGCTCCGCCGCGGTCGCGCAGAGCGGCGCCAACTCGCTCTACAACTGGTTCAGCGTGCTCCGCTCCGACGCGGGCGGCCGCACCGTCGGCTTCATCCCGGACGGGCAGCTGTGCAGCGGTGGCAACACCGGTTTCCGCGGCTACGACCTGGCCCGTACGGACTGGCCGCTGACCCACCTGACCGCCGGGGCGCGGATGGAGTTCCGGTACAGCAACTGGGCCCACCACCCGGGCACGTTCTACTTCTACGTGACCAAGGACAGCTGGAGCCCGACCCGGCCGTTGGCCTGGAGCGACCTGGAGGAGCAGCCGTTCCTCACGGTGACCAACCCGCCGCAGCGCGGCGCGGTCGGCACCAACGACGGGCACTACTACTTCAGCGGCAACCTGCCGACCGGCAAGAGCGGGCGGCACATCATCTACTCGCGCTGGGTCCGCTCGGACAGCCAGGAGAACTTCTTCGGCTGCTCGGACGTTACCTTCGACGGCGGCAACGGTGAGGTCACCGGGGTCGGCCCGGGCGGCACGCTGCCGCCGGACCCGACCACCCCGCCGCCGGACCCGACCACTCCCCCGCCGGACCCGACCACGCCGCCGCCCACCGGCGACTGCATGGCGGTCTACAAGGTGGTCAACTCCTGGCAGGGCGGATTCCAGGGCGAGGTCATGATCATGAACCACACCAACGCGACCTGGTCCGGATGGACGGCCACCTGGACCTGGCCCAGCGGCCAGTCGATCAGTCAGATCTGGAACGCGTCGCACGCCACGTCCGGGACGTCGGTGACGGCGAGCAACGTCTCCTGGAACGGCACGATCGCCCCCGAGGGCACCACGACCTTCGGCTTCCTGGCCAACACCACCGGTACCAACACCCTGCCCACCGTCACCTGCACCGGCCGCTGA
- a CDS encoding nuclear transport factor 2 family protein: protein MTTAEDTVLAYWDACEARDWPRVAALVADEVVYHLPQTRERIRGRSAFLRFNQEYPGDWHVTVTRVAGAGPRAATWITCTVDGADQPAVSFFDLDDAGRIAGITEFWPEPYEPPAGREHLVERYAPATPG, encoded by the coding sequence ATGACGACCGCAGAAGACACGGTATTGGCGTACTGGGACGCGTGCGAGGCGCGGGACTGGCCGCGGGTCGCTGCGCTGGTCGCCGACGAGGTGGTCTACCACCTGCCGCAGACCCGGGAACGGATCCGCGGCCGGTCCGCCTTCCTCCGGTTCAACCAGGAATACCCGGGCGACTGGCACGTCACGGTGACCCGGGTGGCCGGCGCCGGCCCGCGGGCGGCCACCTGGATCACCTGCACGGTCGACGGCGCCGACCAGCCCGCGGTGAGCTTCTTCGACCTGGACGACGCCGGCCGGATCGCCGGCATCACCGAGTTCTGGCCGGAGCCCTACGAGCCGCCGGCCGGCCGGGAGCACCTGGTCGAGCGGTACGCCCCCGCCACGCCGGGCTGA
- a CDS encoding PfkB family carbohydrate kinase: MGYAVVLGEALVDLLDAERDGEPVYRQAIGGGPLNVAVGVARLGGEVQFVGSLGDDVLAGRIRAFLADVGVGLAGAVTVPAPTALAVATFAGPEPDFRFYGEPPSYGLLTADDLDADLVAGADVLYCGSIVLLQPAVLAAARRAWSLATGLRVFDPNVRPRLLDGPAALAGLREVVAEFAAGAHLVKLSTADAALLYPGEPVEGVAAYLRELGAATAVVTLGAAGAVVAAAGADPVRVPAPKVRAVDATGAGDSVMAALVADLLVDGEPVEPAGWHERVAFALRVAGLVCESAGGATAMPTRAEVIRRFTG; the protein is encoded by the coding sequence ATGGGATACGCGGTGGTGCTCGGCGAGGCACTGGTCGACCTGCTCGACGCCGAGCGCGACGGGGAGCCGGTCTACCGGCAGGCGATCGGCGGCGGGCCGCTGAACGTCGCGGTCGGCGTGGCCCGGCTCGGCGGCGAGGTGCAGTTCGTCGGGTCGCTCGGCGACGACGTGCTGGCCGGCCGGATCCGCGCCTTCCTCGCCGACGTCGGGGTCGGCCTGGCCGGCGCGGTCACCGTGCCCGCCCCGACCGCGCTGGCGGTGGCCACCTTCGCCGGGCCCGAACCCGACTTCCGCTTCTACGGCGAGCCGCCCTCGTACGGGCTGCTCACCGCCGACGACCTGGACGCGGACCTGGTCGCCGGGGCCGACGTGCTCTACTGCGGCTCGATCGTGTTGCTCCAGCCGGCGGTGCTGGCCGCCGCCCGCCGGGCCTGGTCGCTCGCCACCGGGCTGCGGGTCTTCGACCCGAACGTGCGGCCCCGGCTGCTGGACGGCCCGGCCGCGCTGGCCGGGCTGCGCGAGGTGGTGGCCGAGTTCGCCGCCGGGGCCCACCTGGTCAAGCTCAGCACCGCCGACGCCGCGCTGCTCTATCCCGGCGAGCCGGTCGAGGGGGTGGCGGCCTACCTGCGGGAACTGGGCGCGGCCACCGCCGTGGTCACGCTCGGCGCGGCCGGCGCGGTGGTCGCCGCCGCCGGTGCCGACCCGGTACGCGTGCCCGCGCCCAAGGTTCGCGCGGTGGACGCCACCGGCGCCGGCGACTCGGTGATGGCGGCGCTCGTCGCCGACCTGCTGGTCGACGGGGAGCCGGTCGAGCCGGCCGGCTGGCACGAGCGGGTGGCGTTCGCGCTGCGCGTCGCCGGGCTGGTCTGCGAGTCGGCCGGCGGGGCCACCGCGATGCCGACCCGCGCGGAGGTGATCCGCCGCTTCACCGGCTGA
- a CDS encoding MBL fold metallo-hydrolase has translation MTGRFVEIADGVHVYREPLLRVNVTLVVGDGAALLVDTLSTAGQAAELAAAARAVTPHPWTVVNTHHHFDHCFGNATLAADPPRPVYAHALAAEALRERPDRLRREAYEEIRDEHPALAEELVDAALLAPTHTVHTEATLDVGGREVVLRHPGRGHTDADLLVHLPDADVLVAGDLVEQSGPPAFEDSYPLQWPDAVAELLRLTTPSTVVVPGHGDPVDTEFVRAQHAQLVELAWLIRAGHTGGAPPERVAAEAPFGARPALAAARRGYAELDGTS, from the coding sequence ATGACCGGCCGGTTCGTCGAGATCGCCGACGGGGTGCACGTCTACCGCGAGCCACTGCTGCGGGTGAACGTCACGCTGGTCGTCGGCGACGGCGCCGCCCTGCTGGTGGACACGCTCTCCACCGCCGGGCAGGCGGCCGAGCTGGCCGCCGCGGCCCGGGCTGTCACCCCGCACCCGTGGACGGTGGTGAACACCCACCACCACTTCGACCACTGCTTCGGCAACGCCACGCTCGCCGCCGACCCGCCCCGCCCGGTGTACGCGCACGCGCTGGCCGCCGAGGCGCTGCGCGAGCGTCCGGACCGGCTGCGCCGGGAGGCGTACGAGGAGATCCGCGACGAGCACCCGGCGCTCGCCGAGGAGCTGGTCGACGCGGCACTGCTCGCGCCCACGCACACCGTGCACACCGAGGCCACCCTCGACGTGGGCGGGCGAGAGGTGGTGCTGCGCCATCCAGGTCGCGGCCACACCGACGCCGACCTGCTGGTGCACCTGCCCGACGCCGACGTGCTGGTCGCCGGCGACCTGGTCGAGCAGAGCGGCCCGCCGGCGTTCGAGGACTCGTACCCGTTGCAGTGGCCGGACGCGGTCGCCGAGCTGCTCCGGCTGACCACCCCGTCGACCGTGGTGGTTCCCGGGCACGGCGATCCGGTCGACACCGAGTTCGTCCGCGCCCAGCATGCCCAGCTGGTCGAACTGGCGTGGCTGATCCGGGCCGGGCACACCGGCGGCGCGCCGCCCGAGCGGGTGGCCGCCGAGGCACCGTTCGGCGCCCGCCCGGCGCTGGCCGCCGCCCGCCGCGGCTACGCCGAACTTGACGGCACCAGCTGA
- a CDS encoding thioesterase family protein: protein MQEQPEHAVTPGLTARVELTVTDADTAHAVGSGDVPVLGTPRVLALAEAATVAATATRIQPGSTTVGVRVELEHLAATPVGRTVVAQARLAKVDGRRLLFEVSVTDGGEPVAEGRVERVLVDRQRFVERASRAS from the coding sequence ATGCAGGAACAGCCGGAGCACGCCGTCACGCCGGGGCTGACCGCCCGGGTGGAGTTGACCGTCACCGACGCCGACACCGCCCACGCGGTCGGCTCCGGGGACGTGCCGGTGCTCGGCACGCCCCGGGTGCTCGCGCTGGCCGAGGCGGCCACGGTGGCCGCCACGGCGACCCGGATCCAGCCCGGGTCGACCACCGTCGGGGTGCGGGTCGAGCTGGAGCACCTGGCCGCGACGCCGGTCGGCCGTACGGTGGTGGCCCAGGCCCGACTGGCCAAGGTCGACGGTCGCCGGCTGCTGTTCGAGGTCAGCGTCACCGACGGCGGCGAGCCGGTGGCCGAGGGTCGGGTGGAGCGGGTGCTGGTCGACCGGCAGCGCTTCGTGGAACGCGCGTCCCGGGCGTCATGA
- a CDS encoding VOC family protein encodes MSIRIGNVGIDTNDLPRATAFWQAVTGYQLASSDASGNYLEDPAKAGVGLWVQLVPEPATGKNRLHLDLFAADRAAEVARIRGLGATEVRAFDGWTVLADPDGNQFCVVAA; translated from the coding sequence GTGAGCATCCGCATCGGCAACGTCGGCATCGACACGAACGACCTGCCCCGCGCCACCGCGTTCTGGCAGGCGGTGACCGGCTACCAGCTCGCCTCCTCGGACGCGAGCGGCAACTACCTGGAGGATCCGGCCAAGGCCGGGGTCGGCCTGTGGGTGCAGCTGGTCCCCGAGCCGGCGACCGGCAAAAACCGGCTCCACCTGGACCTCTTCGCCGCCGACCGGGCCGCCGAGGTGGCCCGGATCCGCGGGCTCGGCGCCACCGAGGTGCGCGCGTTCGACGGCTGGACCGTGCTGGCCGACCCGGACGGCAACCAGTTCTGCGTGGTCGCCGCGTAG
- a CDS encoding CGNR zinc finger domain-containing protein, which produces MAPDAVPDAPPDGDAAPAPLDRIEAFVNTRNEDRDDLDTPARLVEWLHARGLVPAGSTATAAQLDRARAVREGIRALIAGNNAEPVPSPRPDGLDPAARTGLAALARDLPLVLDVTLDPPRLVPAARAPVDAALAGLLAVVAEAVALGTWSRLKACREPSCRWAYYDHSRNRRRTWCSMEICGNRAKARAAHQRRTAPRR; this is translated from the coding sequence ATGGCACCCGACGCCGTCCCCGACGCCCCGCCGGACGGCGACGCGGCGCCCGCCCCGCTCGACCGGATCGAGGCGTTCGTCAACACCCGGAACGAGGACCGGGACGATCTCGACACGCCGGCGCGGCTCGTCGAGTGGCTGCACGCCCGCGGCCTGGTGCCGGCCGGCAGCACGGCCACCGCGGCGCAGCTCGACCGGGCCCGGGCGGTCCGCGAGGGGATCCGGGCGTTGATCGCCGGCAACAACGCCGAGCCGGTGCCCAGCCCTCGACCGGACGGCCTCGACCCGGCCGCCCGGACCGGGCTGGCCGCCCTGGCCCGCGACCTGCCGTTGGTGCTCGACGTCACCCTCGACCCGCCCCGGCTGGTGCCCGCGGCCCGGGCGCCCGTCGACGCCGCGCTGGCCGGGCTGCTCGCCGTGGTCGCCGAGGCGGTGGCGCTCGGCACCTGGAGCCGACTCAAGGCGTGCCGGGAACCGAGCTGCCGGTGGGCCTACTACGACCACTCCCGCAACCGGCGGCGCACCTGGTGCTCGATGGAGATCTGCGGCAACCGGGCCAAGGCGCGCGCCGCCCACCAGCGCCGCACCGCCCCGCGCCGCTGA
- a CDS encoding phosphatase PAP2 family protein, with translation MAVVTDPQPPAPTDPPASPDGGRRRVVAMTGWGVAFVAGWLAIGLPTDPAYAFLWIWAATIAWNSTRPWRSHLRFARDWVPVVLLLAVYNLSRGFADNGATPHAYELIVADRFMFGWATGGEVPTVWLQEHLYRPAVQWWDVAASWVYFSHFVVALAAAAVLWLRDRGRWAAFMRRWGFLCATGLVTYFLYPAAPPWWAAQNGLLEEVARISTRGWKAFGMHGAGNLLNAGQIASNPVAAMPSLHTAFALFVVLFFLRQTRRRWWPLLLAYPLAMTFTLVYCGEHYVIDVLVGWAYVGMTFLVVGLAERWWAARKAGRAVPERDPGPSDPPAAAEPPAVPATR, from the coding sequence ATGGCCGTCGTGACTGACCCCCAGCCCCCCGCCCCGACCGACCCGCCCGCGTCGCCCGACGGCGGGCGTCGCCGCGTGGTCGCGATGACCGGCTGGGGGGTGGCCTTCGTCGCCGGCTGGCTCGCCATCGGGCTGCCCACCGACCCGGCGTACGCGTTCCTGTGGATCTGGGCGGCCACCATCGCCTGGAACTCCACCCGACCGTGGCGCAGCCACCTGCGCTTCGCCCGGGACTGGGTGCCGGTGGTGCTGCTGCTTGCGGTCTACAACCTCTCCCGCGGCTTCGCCGACAACGGCGCCACCCCGCACGCGTACGAGCTGATCGTCGCCGACCGGTTCATGTTCGGTTGGGCCACCGGGGGCGAGGTGCCCACGGTCTGGCTCCAGGAGCACCTCTACCGGCCCGCGGTGCAGTGGTGGGACGTGGCGGCCAGCTGGGTCTACTTCTCGCACTTCGTGGTGGCGCTGGCCGCCGCCGCGGTGCTCTGGCTGCGCGACCGGGGGCGCTGGGCGGCCTTCATGCGGCGCTGGGGCTTCCTCTGCGCCACCGGCCTGGTCACCTACTTCCTCTACCCGGCCGCCCCGCCCTGGTGGGCGGCGCAGAACGGGCTGCTGGAGGAGGTCGCCCGGATCTCCACCCGGGGCTGGAAGGCGTTCGGCATGCACGGCGCCGGCAACCTGCTCAACGCCGGCCAGATCGCCTCGAACCCGGTCGCCGCGATGCCGTCGCTGCACACCGCGTTCGCGCTCTTCGTGGTGCTGTTCTTCCTGCGGCAGACCCGGCGACGCTGGTGGCCGCTGCTGCTGGCCTACCCGCTGGCGATGACCTTCACCCTGGTCTACTGCGGCGAGCACTACGTCATCGACGTGCTGGTCGGCTGGGCGTACGTGGGGATGACCTTCCTGGTGGTCGGCCTGGCCGAGCGCTGGTGGGCGGCCCGGAAGGCCGGCCGCGCCGTGCCGGAGCGCGACCCCGGGCCGAGCGACCCGCCGGCCGCCGCCGAGCCACCGGCGGTGCCCGCGACCCGCTGA
- a CDS encoding PH domain-containing protein, whose product MPPPGAVEPRQRLHPLSPALHGAKSLVVVIAGLSWSTLSRVGFGWFAAMVVVIALGATVLSVVSWYNTGYHVVGRELRVYEGLLWRRTRAIPLERLQAVEVVRPLLAQLTGLAELRLEVVGGGKTEAPLAYLSVADAAALRGRLLALAGRVTPGAAGPAPGLTTPAAAPVPDAAVPPGRPLHAVRNEDLLVSQLLTPQAFFLPFGLAFVVVQFLSAGSWSFIAVASTLTAMAGVLLQPIRRVLDDWNFRLALDEGTLRVRNGLLETRAQTVPLHRVQTVGVTWPLLWRVKGWLRLRLEVAGYSAGEADERNRPDRLLPVGDLATGEAIVAEVLPGVRIGALPLSPPPARARWLNPLSRGVLGAGLHERVFAVRSGLLTRQVAIVPYARIQSVRVVQGPLQRWLRLASVHADTAGGAGAAARDRDLAEAWALAAELTARAHTARRAG is encoded by the coding sequence ATGCCGCCGCCGGGCGCGGTGGAGCCGCGGCAACGGCTGCACCCGCTGAGCCCGGCGCTGCACGGCGCCAAGTCGCTGGTGGTGGTGATCGCCGGCCTGTCCTGGTCGACGCTGTCCCGGGTCGGCTTCGGCTGGTTCGCCGCGATGGTGGTGGTGATCGCCCTCGGCGCCACCGTGCTGTCCGTGGTGAGCTGGTACAACACCGGCTACCACGTGGTCGGCCGCGAGCTGCGGGTGTACGAGGGGCTGCTCTGGCGGCGCACCCGGGCCATCCCGCTGGAGCGGCTCCAGGCCGTCGAGGTGGTCCGCCCACTGCTCGCCCAGCTCACCGGCCTGGCCGAGCTGCGGCTGGAGGTGGTCGGCGGGGGCAAGACCGAGGCTCCGCTGGCGTACCTGAGCGTGGCCGACGCCGCCGCGCTGCGCGGCCGGCTGCTGGCCCTCGCCGGCCGGGTCACCCCCGGGGCGGCCGGGCCGGCCCCGGGCCTGACGACCCCGGCGGCGGCCCCCGTCCCGGACGCGGCCGTCCCGCCCGGCCGGCCGCTGCACGCGGTGCGCAACGAGGACCTGCTGGTCAGCCAGTTGCTCACCCCGCAGGCGTTCTTCCTGCCGTTCGGCCTGGCCTTCGTGGTGGTGCAGTTCCTCTCCGCGGGGTCCTGGTCGTTCATCGCGGTGGCGAGCACGCTCACCGCGATGGCCGGCGTGCTCCTGCAACCGATCCGCCGAGTGCTCGACGACTGGAACTTCCGGCTGGCCCTGGACGAGGGCACGCTGCGGGTACGCAACGGCCTGTTGGAGACCCGCGCCCAGACGGTGCCGCTGCACCGGGTGCAGACGGTCGGGGTGACCTGGCCGCTGCTGTGGCGGGTCAAGGGTTGGCTGCGGCTGCGATTGGAGGTGGCCGGCTACTCCGCCGGTGAGGCCGACGAGCGCAACCGGCCGGACCGGCTGCTCCCGGTCGGTGACCTGGCGACCGGCGAGGCGATCGTCGCCGAGGTGCTGCCCGGGGTGCGGATCGGCGCCCTGCCGCTGAGCCCGCCGCCGGCCCGGGCCCGCTGGCTCAACCCGCTCAGCCGCGGCGTGCTCGGCGCCGGCCTGCACGAGCGGGTCTTCGCGGTCCGCTCCGGCCTGCTCACCCGGCAGGTGGCGATCGTGCCGTACGCCCGGATCCAGAGCGTGCGGGTGGTGCAGGGGCCGCTCCAGCGGTGGTTGCGGCTGGCCTCCGTGCACGCCGACACCGCCGGCGGCGCGGGAGCCGCGGCCCGGGACCGCGACCTGGCCGAGGCGTGGGCGCTGGCGGCGGAGCTGACGGCCCGCGCGCACACCGCCCGCCGCGCCGGCTGA
- a CDS encoding PH domain-containing protein, with translation MSGDEQNGPAPAEPTAAPAGPTAPPGPAAGPLEPWPATVRWQPISTDLIWVELLRLATVVGVVLLGLGIGWALSGHWLFGAALGAVLLLTALRVVAIVRAVRAWGYAEREDDLLVRHGLLVRRLSIVPYSRMQFVDVSAGPLERAFDLATVQLHTAAAASDARVPGLRPAEASRLRDRLTALGEDRAEGL, from the coding sequence GTGAGCGGTGACGAGCAGAACGGCCCGGCGCCGGCCGAGCCCACCGCAGCGCCGGCCGGTCCGACCGCACCGCCCGGCCCGGCGGCCGGTCCCCTCGAACCCTGGCCGGCCACCGTCCGCTGGCAGCCCATCTCGACGGACCTGATCTGGGTGGAGCTGCTCCGGCTGGCCACGGTCGTCGGGGTGGTCCTGCTCGGGCTCGGCATCGGCTGGGCGCTCAGCGGCCACTGGCTGTTCGGCGCGGCGCTCGGGGCGGTGCTGCTGCTCACCGCGTTGCGCGTGGTGGCCATCGTCCGGGCGGTACGGGCCTGGGGTTACGCGGAGCGGGAGGACGACCTGCTGGTCCGGCACGGGCTGCTGGTCCGGCGGCTGTCGATCGTGCCGTACTCGCGGATGCAGTTCGTCGACGTCAGCGCCGGTCCGTTGGAGCGGGCGTTCGACCTGGCCACCGTGCAGCTGCACACCGCCGCGGCGGCAAGCGACGCCCGGGTGCCGGGGCTGCGTCCGGCCGAGGCGTCGCGGCTGCGTGACCGGCTCACCGCGCTCGGCGAGGACCGGGCGGAGGGCCTGTGA
- a CDS encoding AAA family ATPase has protein sequence MAQPTTPDVPTPNGAGPETTAPATTPAEDATLLERALFEIKRVIVGQDRMVERMFVALLARGHCLLEGVPGVAKTLAVETLAKVVGGSFARVQFTPDLVPADIMGTRIYRQSSEKFDVELGPVFVNFLLADEINRAPAKVQSALLEVMSERQVSIGGESHRVPDPFLVMATQNPIEQEGVYPLPEAQRDRFLMKIVVGYPTDAEEREIVYRMGVAAPEPTPVFSTPDLIALQRKADQVFVHNALVDYAVRLVLATRSPAEHGMPDVAHLIQYGASPRASLGLVRATRALALLRGRDYALPQDVQDIAPDILRHRLVLSYDALADDVPADHVVHRVLSTIPLPSVAPRQQATPTPAVAPPGAGWPGQRP, from the coding sequence GTGGCCCAGCCGACCACGCCCGACGTCCCGACCCCGAACGGGGCGGGCCCGGAGACCACCGCGCCGGCGACCACGCCGGCCGAGGACGCGACGCTGCTCGAGCGGGCGTTGTTCGAGATCAAACGGGTGATCGTCGGGCAGGACCGGATGGTGGAGCGGATGTTCGTGGCGCTGCTCGCCCGCGGCCACTGCCTGCTGGAGGGGGTGCCCGGCGTGGCCAAGACGCTCGCCGTGGAGACGCTCGCCAAGGTGGTCGGCGGCTCCTTCGCCCGGGTGCAGTTCACCCCTGACCTGGTGCCGGCCGACATCATGGGCACCCGTATCTACCGGCAGTCGAGCGAGAAGTTCGACGTCGAGCTGGGGCCGGTCTTCGTGAACTTCCTGCTCGCCGACGAGATCAACCGGGCGCCGGCCAAGGTGCAGTCGGCGCTGCTGGAGGTGATGAGCGAGCGGCAGGTCTCCATCGGCGGCGAGTCCCACCGGGTGCCGGACCCGTTCCTGGTGATGGCCACCCAGAACCCGATCGAGCAGGAGGGCGTCTACCCACTGCCCGAGGCGCAGCGGGACCGCTTCCTCATGAAGATCGTGGTCGGCTACCCGACCGACGCGGAGGAGCGGGAGATCGTCTACCGGATGGGCGTCGCCGCGCCGGAGCCCACCCCGGTGTTCAGCACCCCGGATCTGATCGCCCTGCAACGCAAGGCCGACCAGGTCTTCGTGCACAACGCCCTGGTCGACTACGCGGTCCGGCTGGTGCTGGCCACCCGGAGCCCGGCCGAGCACGGCATGCCGGACGTGGCCCACCTCATCCAGTACGGCGCCAGCCCGCGCGCCTCGCTCGGCCTGGTCCGGGCCACTCGGGCGCTGGCCCTGCTGCGCGGCCGGGACTACGCGCTGCCGCAGGACGTGCAGGACATCGCGCCGGACATCCTGCGCCACCGGCTGGTGCTCAGCTACGACGCGCTCGCCGACGACGTGCCCGCCGACCACGTGGTGCACCGGGTGTTGTCCACCATCCCGCTGCCCTCGGTCGCGCCCCGGCAGCAGGCCACGCCGACGCCGGCCGTCGCCCCGCCGGGTGCCGGCTGGCCCGGGCAGCGGCCGTGA